In Mustela nigripes isolate SB6536 unplaced genomic scaffold, MUSNIG.SB6536 HiC_scaffold_148, whole genome shotgun sequence, the following are encoded in one genomic region:
- the LOC132008377 gene encoding diacylglycerol kinase zeta isoform X1: METFFRTRFQRKVPGPGEGQRRLSGVGLPTGKARRRSPAGQASSSLAQRRRSSAQLQGCLLSCGGGARVPSRRRSSTVPPACNPRFIVDEGPTLQPAAAGPQLLGTRLLLAGLVGMSEEEDVAIAAPSATQPGTRSLGPSSHQGTLAPMLRCLRRRRASSHLLPADAVYDRALWGLHGYYRRLSQQRSPGQHLSAGGRRASGTPAGAPMPACVRPLSRRRQVALRRKSAGPQAWSALLAKAITKSGLQHLAPPPPTPGAPCSEPERQIRSTVDWSESATYGEHIWFETNVSGDFCYVGEQYCVAKMLQKSVSRRKCAACKIVVHTPCIEQLEKINFRCKPSFRESGSRNIREPTFVRHHWVHRRRQDGKCRHCGKGFQQKFTFHSKEIVAISCSWCKQAYHSKVSCFMLQQIEEPCSLGVHAAVVIPPTWILRARRPQNTLKASKKKKRASFKRKSSKKGPEEGRWRPFIIRPTPSPLMKPLLVFVNPKSGGNQGAKIIQSFLWYLNPRQVFDLSQGGPKEALEMYRKVHNLRILACGGDGTVGWILSTLDQLRLKPPPPVAILPLGTGNDLARTLNWGGGYTDEPVSKILSHVEEGNVVQLDRWDLRAEPNPDAGPEERDEGATDRLPLDVFNNYFSLGFDAHVTLEFHESREANPEKFNSRFRNKMFYAGTAFSDFLMGSSKDLAKHIRVVCDGTDLTPKIHDLKPQCIVFLNIPRYCAGTMPWGHPGEHHEFEPQRHDDGYLEVIGFTMTSLAALQVGGHGERLTQCREVVLTTSKAIPVQVDGEPCKLAASRIRIALRNQATMVQKAKRRSAAPLHSDQQPVPEQLRVQVSRVSMHDYEALHYDKEQLKEASVPLGTVVVPGDSDLELCRAHIERLQQQEPEGAGAKSPTCQKLSPKWCFLDATTASRFYRIDRAQEHLNYVTEIAQDEIYILDPELLGASARPDLPTPTSPLPTSPCSPTLRSLPGDTAPPKGEELIEAAKRNNFCKLQELHRAGGDLMHRDEQSRTLLHHAVSTGSKDVVRYLLDHAPPEILDAVEENGETCLHQAAALGQRTICHYIVEAGASLMKTDQQGDTPRQRAEKAQDTELAAYLENRQHYQMVQREDQETAV; the protein is encoded by the exons ATGGAGACCTTCTTTAGGACACGCTTCCAGCGGAAGgtgcctggccctggggaggGCCAGCGGCGGCTCAGCGGCGTGGGGCTGCCCACAGGCAAGGCCCGACGCCGCTCCCCCGCCGGGCAGGCGTCCTCCTCACTGGCACAGCGGCGCCGCTCCAGCGCACAGCTCCAGGGCTGCCTCCTGAGCTGTGGGGGGGGCGCCCGGGTTCCCAGCCGCCGGCGCTCCAGCACCGTGCCCCCTGCCTGCAACCCCCGCTTCATCGTGGATGAGGGGCCCACCCTGCAGCCTGCCGCGGCCGGGCCCCAGCTTCTGGGCACACGCCTGCTGTTGGCAGGGCTCGTAGGCATGAGCGAGGAGGAAGATGTGGCCATTGCGGCACCGAGTGCTACCCAGCCAGGCACCAGGAGTCTGGGGCCCTCCTCACACCAGGGCACCCTCGCGCCCATGCTTCGCTGCCTGCGCCGGCGCCGGGCCTCCTCCCACCTGCTCCCGGCTGATGCGGTGTATGACCGTGCCCTGTGGGGCCTGCACGGCTACTATCGGCGCCTCAGCCAGCAGCGGTCTCCAGGCCAGCATCTCAGCGCGGGGGGCCGAAGAGCCTCGGGCACCCCCGCTGGTGCGCCGATGCCCGCCTGTGTGCGCCCGCTGTCCCGCAGGCGTCAGGTGGCCCTGCGGCGCAAGTCGGCAGGACCCCAGGCCTGGAGTGCCCTGCTTGC GAAAGCCATCACCAAGTCAGGCCTCCAGCACCTggcaccccctcctcccactcctggaGCCCCATGCAGTGAGCCGGAGCGGCAGATTCGGAGCACTGTGGACTGGAGC GAGTCCGCGACGTATGGGGAACACATCTGGTTCGAGACCAACGTGTCGGGGGACTTCTGCTATGTTGGGGAGCAGTACTGTGTAGCTAAGATGCTG CAGAAATCAGTGTCCCGGAGAAAGTGTGCAGCCTGCAAGATCGTGGTGCACACCCCCTGCATCGAACAGCTGGAGAAG ATAAATTTCCGCTGTAAGCCGTCTTTCCGTGAATCAGGCTCCAGGAATATCCGTGAG CCAACCTTTGTGCGGCACCACTGGGTACACCGGCGACGCCAGGATGGCAAGTGTCGGCACTGTGGGAAG GGCTTCCAGCAGAAGTTCACCTTCCATAGCAAGGAGATTGTGGCCATCAGTTGTTCCTGGTGCAAGCAGGCC taCCACAGCAAGGTGTCCTGCTTCATGCTGCAACAGATCGAGGAGCCGTGCTCCCTGGGTGTGCACGCTGCTGTGGTCATCCCACCCACCTGGATCCTCCGCGCCCGCAGGCCACAG AATACCCTCAAGgcaagcaagaagaaaaagagagcatcCTTCAAGAGGAAATCTAGCAAGAAAGGGCCAGAG GAGGGCCGCTGGAGACCCTTCATCATCAggcccaccccctctcccctcatGAAGCCCCTGCTGGTGTTTGTGAACCCCAAGAGTGGGGGCAACCAG GGCGCTAAGATCATCCAGTCCTTCCTGTGGTATCTCAACCCCCGACAAGTGTTTGACCTGAGCCAGGGAGGCCCCAAGGAGGC GCTGGAGATGTACCGCAAAGTGCACAACCTACGGATCCTGGCGTGTGGAGGTGACGGCACG gtCGGCTGGATCCTCTCCACTCTGGACCAGCTGCGCTTAAAGCCCCCGCCACCTGTTGCCATTCTGCCCCTGGGCACTGGCAATGACTTGGCCCGTACCCTCAACTGGGGTGGG GGCTACACGGATGAGCCCGTGTCCAAGATCCTCTCCCACGTGGAGGAGGGCAACGTGGTGCAGCTAGACCGCTGGGACCTCCGCGCTGAGCCCAACCCCGACGCGGGGCCGGAGGAGCGCGACGAGGGCGCCACTGACCGG CTGCCCCTGGATGTCTTCAACAATTACTTCAGCCTGGGCTTTGATGCCCACGTCACCCTGGAGTTTCATGAGTCTCGAG AGGCCAACCCAGAGAAATTCAACAGCCGCTTTCGGAATAAGATGTTCTATGCCGGG ACAGCCTTCTCTGACTTCCTGATGGGCAGCTCTAAGGACTTGGCCAAGCACATCCGAGTGGTG TGTGACGGGACTGACCTGACCCCCAAGATTCACGACCTAAAACCCCAGTGCATCGTTTTCCTGAACATCCCCAG GTACTGTGCAGGCACCATGCCCTGGGGCCACCCTGGGGAGCaccatgaatttgagccccagcGGCACGACGATGGCTACCTCGAGGTCATTGGCTTTACCATGACATCCCTG GCGGCGCTGCAGGTGGGCGGGCACGGCGAGCGGCTGACACAGTGCCGTGAGGTGGTGCTCACCACGTCCAAGGCCATCCCGGTGCAGGTGGACGGTGAGCCCTGCAAGCTCGCAGCCTCACGCATTCGCATCGCCCTGCGTAACCAGGCCACCATGGTGCAGAAGGCCAAGCGGCGGAGCGCCGCCCCCCTGCACAGCGA CCAGCAGCCCGTGCCCGAGCAGCTGCGGGTCCAGGTGAGCAGAGTCAGCATGCACGACTACGAGGCCCTGCATTACGACAAGGAACAGCTCAAGGAGGCCT CCGTGCCGTTGGGCACTGTGGTGGTCCCTGGAGACAGCGACCTGGAGCTCTGCCGTGCCCACATCGAGAGGCTCCAGCAG CAGGAGCCCGAAGGTGCTGGAGCCAAGTCCCCTACCTGCCAGAAACTGTCCCCCAAGTGGTGCTTCCTAGACG CCACCACTGCCAGCCGCTTCTACAGGATCGACCGGGCCCAG GAACACCTCAACTATGTGACGGAGATCGCACAGGACGAGATTTATATCTTGGACCCTGAGCTGCTGGGGGCATCGGCCCGGcctgacctcccaacccccacttcccccctccccacctctccctgctcaccCACACTCCG GTCACTGCCAGGGGATACGGCGCCCCCTAAAG GTGAGGAGCTGATTGAGGCTGCCAAGAGGAACAACTTCTGTAAG CTCCAGGAGCTGCACCGAGCTGGGGGCGACCTTATGCACCGGGACGAGCAGAGTCGAACGCTCCTGCATCATGCCGTCAGCACGGGCAGCAAGGATGTGGTCCGCTACCTGCTGGACCACG caccCCCAGAGATCCTTGACGCTGTGGAGGAGAA CGGGGAGACCTGTCTGCACCAGGCGGCAGCCCTGGGCCAGCGCACCATCTGCCACTACATCGTGGAGGCGGGGGCCTCCCTCATGAAGACGGACCAGCAG ggtgaCACTCCCCGGCAGCGGGCGGAGAAGGCCCAGGACACGGAGCTGGCCGCCTACCTGGAGAACCGGCAGCACTACCAGATGGTCCAGCGGGAGGACCAGGAGACGGCTGTGTAG
- the LOC132008377 gene encoding diacylglycerol kinase zeta isoform X2, with the protein METFFRTRFQRKVPGPGEGQRRLSGVGLPTGKARRRSPAGQASSSLAQRRRSSAQLQGCLLSCGGGARVPSRRRSSTVPPACNPRFIVDEGPTLQPAAAGPQLLGTRLLLAGLVGMSEEEDVAIAAPSATQPGTRSLGPSSHQGTLAPMLRCLRRRRASSHLLPADAVYDRALWGLHGYYRRLSQQRSPGQHLSAGGRRASGTPAGAPMPACVRPLSRRRQVALRRKSAGPQAWSALLAKAITKSGLQHLAPPPPTPGAPCSEPERQIRSTVDWSESATYGEHIWFETNVSGDFCYVGEQYCVAKMLQKSVSRRKCAACKIVVHTPCIEQLEKINFRCKPSFRESGSRNIREPTFVRHHWVHRRRQDGKCRHCGKGFQQKFTFHSKEIVAISCSWCKQAYHSKVSCFMLQQIEEPCSLGVHAAVVIPPTWILRARRPQNTLKASKKKKRASFKRKSSKKGPEEGRWRPFIIRPTPSPLMKPLLVFVNPKSGGNQGAKIIQSFLWYLNPRQVFDLSQGGPKEALEMYRKVHNLRILACGGDGTVGWILSTLDQLRLKPPPPVAILPLGTGNDLARTLNWGGGYTDEPVSKILSHVEEGNVVQLDRWDLRAEPNPDAGPEERDEGATDRLPLDVFNNYFSLGFDAHVTLEFHESREANPEKFNSRFRNKMFYAGTAFSDFLMGSSKDLAKHIRVVCDGTDLTPKIHDLKPQCIVFLNIPRYCAGTMPWGHPGEHHEFEPQRHDDGYLEVIGFTMTSLAALQVGGHGERLTQCREVVLTTSKAIPVQVDGEPCKLAASRIRIALRNQATMVQKAKRRSAAPLHSDQQPVPEQLRVQVSRVSMHDYEALHYDKEQLKEASVPLGTVVVPGDSDLELCRAHIERLQQEPEGAGAKSPTCQKLSPKWCFLDATTASRFYRIDRAQEHLNYVTEIAQDEIYILDPELLGASARPDLPTPTSPLPTSPCSPTLRSLPGDTAPPKGEELIEAAKRNNFCKLQELHRAGGDLMHRDEQSRTLLHHAVSTGSKDVVRYLLDHAPPEILDAVEENGETCLHQAAALGQRTICHYIVEAGASLMKTDQQGDTPRQRAEKAQDTELAAYLENRQHYQMVQREDQETAV; encoded by the exons ATGGAGACCTTCTTTAGGACACGCTTCCAGCGGAAGgtgcctggccctggggaggGCCAGCGGCGGCTCAGCGGCGTGGGGCTGCCCACAGGCAAGGCCCGACGCCGCTCCCCCGCCGGGCAGGCGTCCTCCTCACTGGCACAGCGGCGCCGCTCCAGCGCACAGCTCCAGGGCTGCCTCCTGAGCTGTGGGGGGGGCGCCCGGGTTCCCAGCCGCCGGCGCTCCAGCACCGTGCCCCCTGCCTGCAACCCCCGCTTCATCGTGGATGAGGGGCCCACCCTGCAGCCTGCCGCGGCCGGGCCCCAGCTTCTGGGCACACGCCTGCTGTTGGCAGGGCTCGTAGGCATGAGCGAGGAGGAAGATGTGGCCATTGCGGCACCGAGTGCTACCCAGCCAGGCACCAGGAGTCTGGGGCCCTCCTCACACCAGGGCACCCTCGCGCCCATGCTTCGCTGCCTGCGCCGGCGCCGGGCCTCCTCCCACCTGCTCCCGGCTGATGCGGTGTATGACCGTGCCCTGTGGGGCCTGCACGGCTACTATCGGCGCCTCAGCCAGCAGCGGTCTCCAGGCCAGCATCTCAGCGCGGGGGGCCGAAGAGCCTCGGGCACCCCCGCTGGTGCGCCGATGCCCGCCTGTGTGCGCCCGCTGTCCCGCAGGCGTCAGGTGGCCCTGCGGCGCAAGTCGGCAGGACCCCAGGCCTGGAGTGCCCTGCTTGC GAAAGCCATCACCAAGTCAGGCCTCCAGCACCTggcaccccctcctcccactcctggaGCCCCATGCAGTGAGCCGGAGCGGCAGATTCGGAGCACTGTGGACTGGAGC GAGTCCGCGACGTATGGGGAACACATCTGGTTCGAGACCAACGTGTCGGGGGACTTCTGCTATGTTGGGGAGCAGTACTGTGTAGCTAAGATGCTG CAGAAATCAGTGTCCCGGAGAAAGTGTGCAGCCTGCAAGATCGTGGTGCACACCCCCTGCATCGAACAGCTGGAGAAG ATAAATTTCCGCTGTAAGCCGTCTTTCCGTGAATCAGGCTCCAGGAATATCCGTGAG CCAACCTTTGTGCGGCACCACTGGGTACACCGGCGACGCCAGGATGGCAAGTGTCGGCACTGTGGGAAG GGCTTCCAGCAGAAGTTCACCTTCCATAGCAAGGAGATTGTGGCCATCAGTTGTTCCTGGTGCAAGCAGGCC taCCACAGCAAGGTGTCCTGCTTCATGCTGCAACAGATCGAGGAGCCGTGCTCCCTGGGTGTGCACGCTGCTGTGGTCATCCCACCCACCTGGATCCTCCGCGCCCGCAGGCCACAG AATACCCTCAAGgcaagcaagaagaaaaagagagcatcCTTCAAGAGGAAATCTAGCAAGAAAGGGCCAGAG GAGGGCCGCTGGAGACCCTTCATCATCAggcccaccccctctcccctcatGAAGCCCCTGCTGGTGTTTGTGAACCCCAAGAGTGGGGGCAACCAG GGCGCTAAGATCATCCAGTCCTTCCTGTGGTATCTCAACCCCCGACAAGTGTTTGACCTGAGCCAGGGAGGCCCCAAGGAGGC GCTGGAGATGTACCGCAAAGTGCACAACCTACGGATCCTGGCGTGTGGAGGTGACGGCACG gtCGGCTGGATCCTCTCCACTCTGGACCAGCTGCGCTTAAAGCCCCCGCCACCTGTTGCCATTCTGCCCCTGGGCACTGGCAATGACTTGGCCCGTACCCTCAACTGGGGTGGG GGCTACACGGATGAGCCCGTGTCCAAGATCCTCTCCCACGTGGAGGAGGGCAACGTGGTGCAGCTAGACCGCTGGGACCTCCGCGCTGAGCCCAACCCCGACGCGGGGCCGGAGGAGCGCGACGAGGGCGCCACTGACCGG CTGCCCCTGGATGTCTTCAACAATTACTTCAGCCTGGGCTTTGATGCCCACGTCACCCTGGAGTTTCATGAGTCTCGAG AGGCCAACCCAGAGAAATTCAACAGCCGCTTTCGGAATAAGATGTTCTATGCCGGG ACAGCCTTCTCTGACTTCCTGATGGGCAGCTCTAAGGACTTGGCCAAGCACATCCGAGTGGTG TGTGACGGGACTGACCTGACCCCCAAGATTCACGACCTAAAACCCCAGTGCATCGTTTTCCTGAACATCCCCAG GTACTGTGCAGGCACCATGCCCTGGGGCCACCCTGGGGAGCaccatgaatttgagccccagcGGCACGACGATGGCTACCTCGAGGTCATTGGCTTTACCATGACATCCCTG GCGGCGCTGCAGGTGGGCGGGCACGGCGAGCGGCTGACACAGTGCCGTGAGGTGGTGCTCACCACGTCCAAGGCCATCCCGGTGCAGGTGGACGGTGAGCCCTGCAAGCTCGCAGCCTCACGCATTCGCATCGCCCTGCGTAACCAGGCCACCATGGTGCAGAAGGCCAAGCGGCGGAGCGCCGCCCCCCTGCACAGCGA CCAGCAGCCCGTGCCCGAGCAGCTGCGGGTCCAGGTGAGCAGAGTCAGCATGCACGACTACGAGGCCCTGCATTACGACAAGGAACAGCTCAAGGAGGCCT CCGTGCCGTTGGGCACTGTGGTGGTCCCTGGAGACAGCGACCTGGAGCTCTGCCGTGCCCACATCGAGAGGCTCCAGCAG GAGCCCGAAGGTGCTGGAGCCAAGTCCCCTACCTGCCAGAAACTGTCCCCCAAGTGGTGCTTCCTAGACG CCACCACTGCCAGCCGCTTCTACAGGATCGACCGGGCCCAG GAACACCTCAACTATGTGACGGAGATCGCACAGGACGAGATTTATATCTTGGACCCTGAGCTGCTGGGGGCATCGGCCCGGcctgacctcccaacccccacttcccccctccccacctctccctgctcaccCACACTCCG GTCACTGCCAGGGGATACGGCGCCCCCTAAAG GTGAGGAGCTGATTGAGGCTGCCAAGAGGAACAACTTCTGTAAG CTCCAGGAGCTGCACCGAGCTGGGGGCGACCTTATGCACCGGGACGAGCAGAGTCGAACGCTCCTGCATCATGCCGTCAGCACGGGCAGCAAGGATGTGGTCCGCTACCTGCTGGACCACG caccCCCAGAGATCCTTGACGCTGTGGAGGAGAA CGGGGAGACCTGTCTGCACCAGGCGGCAGCCCTGGGCCAGCGCACCATCTGCCACTACATCGTGGAGGCGGGGGCCTCCCTCATGAAGACGGACCAGCAG ggtgaCACTCCCCGGCAGCGGGCGGAGAAGGCCCAGGACACGGAGCTGGCCGCCTACCTGGAGAACCGGCAGCACTACCAGATGGTCCAGCGGGAGGACCAGGAGACGGCTGTGTAG
- the LOC132008377 gene encoding diacylglycerol kinase zeta isoform X3 produces the protein METFFRTRFQRKVPGPGEGQRRLSGVGLPTGKARRRSPAGQASSSLAQRRRSSAQLQGCLLSCGGGARVPSRRRSSTVPPACNPRFIVDEGPTLQPAAAGPQLLGTRLLLAGLVGMSEEEDVAIAAPSATQPGTRSLGPSSHQGTLAPMLRCLRRRRASSHLLPADAVYDRALWGLHGYYRRLSQQRSPGQHLSAGGRRASGTPAGAPMPACVRPLSRRRQVALRRKSAGPQAWSALLAKAITKSGLQHLAPPPPTPGAPCSEPERQIRSTVDWSESATYGEHIWFETNVSGDFCYVGEQYCVAKMLKSVSRRKCAACKIVVHTPCIEQLEKINFRCKPSFRESGSRNIREPTFVRHHWVHRRRQDGKCRHCGKGFQQKFTFHSKEIVAISCSWCKQAYHSKVSCFMLQQIEEPCSLGVHAAVVIPPTWILRARRPQNTLKASKKKKRASFKRKSSKKGPEEGRWRPFIIRPTPSPLMKPLLVFVNPKSGGNQGAKIIQSFLWYLNPRQVFDLSQGGPKEALEMYRKVHNLRILACGGDGTVGWILSTLDQLRLKPPPPVAILPLGTGNDLARTLNWGGGYTDEPVSKILSHVEEGNVVQLDRWDLRAEPNPDAGPEERDEGATDRLPLDVFNNYFSLGFDAHVTLEFHESREANPEKFNSRFRNKMFYAGTAFSDFLMGSSKDLAKHIRVVCDGTDLTPKIHDLKPQCIVFLNIPRYCAGTMPWGHPGEHHEFEPQRHDDGYLEVIGFTMTSLAALQVGGHGERLTQCREVVLTTSKAIPVQVDGEPCKLAASRIRIALRNQATMVQKAKRRSAAPLHSDQQPVPEQLRVQVSRVSMHDYEALHYDKEQLKEASVPLGTVVVPGDSDLELCRAHIERLQQQEPEGAGAKSPTCQKLSPKWCFLDATTASRFYRIDRAQEHLNYVTEIAQDEIYILDPELLGASARPDLPTPTSPLPTSPCSPTLRSLPGDTAPPKGEELIEAAKRNNFCKLQELHRAGGDLMHRDEQSRTLLHHAVSTGSKDVVRYLLDHAPPEILDAVEENGETCLHQAAALGQRTICHYIVEAGASLMKTDQQGDTPRQRAEKAQDTELAAYLENRQHYQMVQREDQETAV, from the exons ATGGAGACCTTCTTTAGGACACGCTTCCAGCGGAAGgtgcctggccctggggaggGCCAGCGGCGGCTCAGCGGCGTGGGGCTGCCCACAGGCAAGGCCCGACGCCGCTCCCCCGCCGGGCAGGCGTCCTCCTCACTGGCACAGCGGCGCCGCTCCAGCGCACAGCTCCAGGGCTGCCTCCTGAGCTGTGGGGGGGGCGCCCGGGTTCCCAGCCGCCGGCGCTCCAGCACCGTGCCCCCTGCCTGCAACCCCCGCTTCATCGTGGATGAGGGGCCCACCCTGCAGCCTGCCGCGGCCGGGCCCCAGCTTCTGGGCACACGCCTGCTGTTGGCAGGGCTCGTAGGCATGAGCGAGGAGGAAGATGTGGCCATTGCGGCACCGAGTGCTACCCAGCCAGGCACCAGGAGTCTGGGGCCCTCCTCACACCAGGGCACCCTCGCGCCCATGCTTCGCTGCCTGCGCCGGCGCCGGGCCTCCTCCCACCTGCTCCCGGCTGATGCGGTGTATGACCGTGCCCTGTGGGGCCTGCACGGCTACTATCGGCGCCTCAGCCAGCAGCGGTCTCCAGGCCAGCATCTCAGCGCGGGGGGCCGAAGAGCCTCGGGCACCCCCGCTGGTGCGCCGATGCCCGCCTGTGTGCGCCCGCTGTCCCGCAGGCGTCAGGTGGCCCTGCGGCGCAAGTCGGCAGGACCCCAGGCCTGGAGTGCCCTGCTTGC GAAAGCCATCACCAAGTCAGGCCTCCAGCACCTggcaccccctcctcccactcctggaGCCCCATGCAGTGAGCCGGAGCGGCAGATTCGGAGCACTGTGGACTGGAGC GAGTCCGCGACGTATGGGGAACACATCTGGTTCGAGACCAACGTGTCGGGGGACTTCTGCTATGTTGGGGAGCAGTACTGTGTAGCTAAGATGCTG AAATCAGTGTCCCGGAGAAAGTGTGCAGCCTGCAAGATCGTGGTGCACACCCCCTGCATCGAACAGCTGGAGAAG ATAAATTTCCGCTGTAAGCCGTCTTTCCGTGAATCAGGCTCCAGGAATATCCGTGAG CCAACCTTTGTGCGGCACCACTGGGTACACCGGCGACGCCAGGATGGCAAGTGTCGGCACTGTGGGAAG GGCTTCCAGCAGAAGTTCACCTTCCATAGCAAGGAGATTGTGGCCATCAGTTGTTCCTGGTGCAAGCAGGCC taCCACAGCAAGGTGTCCTGCTTCATGCTGCAACAGATCGAGGAGCCGTGCTCCCTGGGTGTGCACGCTGCTGTGGTCATCCCACCCACCTGGATCCTCCGCGCCCGCAGGCCACAG AATACCCTCAAGgcaagcaagaagaaaaagagagcatcCTTCAAGAGGAAATCTAGCAAGAAAGGGCCAGAG GAGGGCCGCTGGAGACCCTTCATCATCAggcccaccccctctcccctcatGAAGCCCCTGCTGGTGTTTGTGAACCCCAAGAGTGGGGGCAACCAG GGCGCTAAGATCATCCAGTCCTTCCTGTGGTATCTCAACCCCCGACAAGTGTTTGACCTGAGCCAGGGAGGCCCCAAGGAGGC GCTGGAGATGTACCGCAAAGTGCACAACCTACGGATCCTGGCGTGTGGAGGTGACGGCACG gtCGGCTGGATCCTCTCCACTCTGGACCAGCTGCGCTTAAAGCCCCCGCCACCTGTTGCCATTCTGCCCCTGGGCACTGGCAATGACTTGGCCCGTACCCTCAACTGGGGTGGG GGCTACACGGATGAGCCCGTGTCCAAGATCCTCTCCCACGTGGAGGAGGGCAACGTGGTGCAGCTAGACCGCTGGGACCTCCGCGCTGAGCCCAACCCCGACGCGGGGCCGGAGGAGCGCGACGAGGGCGCCACTGACCGG CTGCCCCTGGATGTCTTCAACAATTACTTCAGCCTGGGCTTTGATGCCCACGTCACCCTGGAGTTTCATGAGTCTCGAG AGGCCAACCCAGAGAAATTCAACAGCCGCTTTCGGAATAAGATGTTCTATGCCGGG ACAGCCTTCTCTGACTTCCTGATGGGCAGCTCTAAGGACTTGGCCAAGCACATCCGAGTGGTG TGTGACGGGACTGACCTGACCCCCAAGATTCACGACCTAAAACCCCAGTGCATCGTTTTCCTGAACATCCCCAG GTACTGTGCAGGCACCATGCCCTGGGGCCACCCTGGGGAGCaccatgaatttgagccccagcGGCACGACGATGGCTACCTCGAGGTCATTGGCTTTACCATGACATCCCTG GCGGCGCTGCAGGTGGGCGGGCACGGCGAGCGGCTGACACAGTGCCGTGAGGTGGTGCTCACCACGTCCAAGGCCATCCCGGTGCAGGTGGACGGTGAGCCCTGCAAGCTCGCAGCCTCACGCATTCGCATCGCCCTGCGTAACCAGGCCACCATGGTGCAGAAGGCCAAGCGGCGGAGCGCCGCCCCCCTGCACAGCGA CCAGCAGCCCGTGCCCGAGCAGCTGCGGGTCCAGGTGAGCAGAGTCAGCATGCACGACTACGAGGCCCTGCATTACGACAAGGAACAGCTCAAGGAGGCCT CCGTGCCGTTGGGCACTGTGGTGGTCCCTGGAGACAGCGACCTGGAGCTCTGCCGTGCCCACATCGAGAGGCTCCAGCAG CAGGAGCCCGAAGGTGCTGGAGCCAAGTCCCCTACCTGCCAGAAACTGTCCCCCAAGTGGTGCTTCCTAGACG CCACCACTGCCAGCCGCTTCTACAGGATCGACCGGGCCCAG GAACACCTCAACTATGTGACGGAGATCGCACAGGACGAGATTTATATCTTGGACCCTGAGCTGCTGGGGGCATCGGCCCGGcctgacctcccaacccccacttcccccctccccacctctccctgctcaccCACACTCCG GTCACTGCCAGGGGATACGGCGCCCCCTAAAG GTGAGGAGCTGATTGAGGCTGCCAAGAGGAACAACTTCTGTAAG CTCCAGGAGCTGCACCGAGCTGGGGGCGACCTTATGCACCGGGACGAGCAGAGTCGAACGCTCCTGCATCATGCCGTCAGCACGGGCAGCAAGGATGTGGTCCGCTACCTGCTGGACCACG caccCCCAGAGATCCTTGACGCTGTGGAGGAGAA CGGGGAGACCTGTCTGCACCAGGCGGCAGCCCTGGGCCAGCGCACCATCTGCCACTACATCGTGGAGGCGGGGGCCTCCCTCATGAAGACGGACCAGCAG ggtgaCACTCCCCGGCAGCGGGCGGAGAAGGCCCAGGACACGGAGCTGGCCGCCTACCTGGAGAACCGGCAGCACTACCAGATGGTCCAGCGGGAGGACCAGGAGACGGCTGTGTAG